TCTTTAAAGCATTCATGATACCTGATGGATCTGTTGGAGAAAACTCTTGGTGAATTATTAAATCAAAAAAAGCCATGAAAATAGTATAAAATGCAGTTGGTATTGGATTATTACTTTTAGGATTTACTATTTTCAACAAACACTTGGATTCTGAACTATAAGATTCTATACTTTCCCTCAATATAGAAAATGTTTTTATTATTTCTTCTTCAAGCCTTTTAGGCAGATAAGTTATTAAAGCATTTTCAAGTTTTTGAGCATAGGAACTATTTGGATCATAAAGATCATCGAAACGTTCAGTACTGCGTGATAGTGGCTCATTTAACAAAATAGATGCAACAATATCAGCAATCATCTGCTCATCTTCACTTTCTCGTAACTGTATTACATTAAGAGCACCTTGTTTACACCATATTGTGTCATCAGCTTGAATTTTATAACCTTGATTAGATTGTTTGGAATCAATACTAATTTCTGGCATTTCAGGAAGACGTAATATTTTCTCAGAATCATCTCCACGTAGCTTCATCGCAATTGTTCTTACCACTTCTGCAAATAGGGTAGTTACTCCTGCTTGTCTTCTCTCTTGACGACTTAAATGTTTACCACTTGAATTAATTCGACCAAAAATTTCTGTAATATCTTCTTCCTCCATTGCAGTATAAACTGTTACTGCTAATAGATAATCCACAATATCAGCACATTTATTTTTGGCAAGAATTTTAGCACTATTGTCTTGTATTTTTTCAAAAGTACCATCTTCTGCTAATTGTCTAGCATAGGAAAATTCATCAATATCAAAATATTCATTTTCAAAGGCGAATGTATTTTCAATAAAACTAAAAATTGCATTTAATCTTTGCATTCCATCTATAATTTCATACTTCCCACTACCATGTATTTGGGGGCGTTCTGCTAGCAAAATAAGAGGTATTGGATATTTGAGTAAAATACTTCCAATTAATTTTTCTTTTTCTGATACTGTCCAAACAAGCTTTCGTTGATACTTACGATTTACTAACAAATTACCTGAGCGATAGAGCCGATAAGCCTCATTAACGGTCATTGGACGAGGTGCAGTACTCATAAATTATTATTTAAAGTAACTTTAAGAATAAATTATACTTTAAAAATTTAAAAACCCCGGTTATACTTGGAACAATTGTGTTGTAAAGAAATAGGTTATCGCACCCTCCCATTTAGCATTCAAACCTAACCACCCAAATCCTTTCCCTACAAGCTAAGGGCGAGAAATCCGGCTCCCCTCTCCGCGTCGGAGAGGGGCTGGGGGAGAGGTCATATCATGTATGAATAAACACAAATTTTTATACTTTATACATGAATAATCCAATACCAAAGCAACCCTTGCCACGGAAAGATGAGGAAAATCGCAATATTATCATCGGACAAAAAGTAAACTCAGTTAAAGTGCAACGTGCCAAAGAACTTCGCCAGCAAATGACACCAGAAGAAAAAATACTTTGGCAACATCTTCGTGCTAATCGCTTGCATGGTTTACACTTTCGTCGTCAGCAAATTATTGATGGTTTTATTGCAGATTTCTACTGTCACAAAGCTGGATTAGTGGTAGAAGTAGACGGAAAAATTCATGAGCAACAAGTCGAATATGATCTAGAACGAGATAAAGTTTTGTTAGCGAAGGGACTGCGTTTATTGCGGATTAAAAATGAAGAAGTAATACAGGAAATTAATAAGGTTTTGATGTGTATTTATAAAGCTTGTTCTGAAGAGACCTAACCCCCCAGCCCCCTTCCCTACGAGGGAAGGGGGAGAAATCTGGCTCTTTCAAAAGTAAAACTAAACTTATGAATCAAAATGACATTGCTACTCCATAGAGCGATAGAGTAAAAGTGCAAGATTAACAGGAGGTAGCAATGGCGCGTAAACGCTTGATTATCGAGATGGGAATGGGAATAGACCAGCATGGACAAGAACCGACGGTAGCAGCAGCTAGAGCAGTACGTAATGCGATCGCTCACAATGCTTTACCCGGTGTTTGGGAAGTTGCTGGCTTAAATGACCCTAATCAAATGATTGTCGAAGTTGAAGTAGCAGTACCCTATCCAGAACAAGTCAGGGAAGAGGAGGTACTAGCTGTACTACCTTTTGGTCGCAAAACCCTTACTGTACAATCTGGGGGGATGGTGGTTCAAGGAAAAGCAATTCCTGCTCTGAACGATAAAAATGACGAAATGTTGATAGCGATCGCCGCTGTCACCGTTCTCATCGAAAATGATTAGCTAAGGCAATCACTGCAAAATTTAATTAATAAAATGACGCATCTACAAGAACAACATTGGGAAAAATTATTTGGATTTCTGGATACAGAAGACAAGCCTATGTATGGTACATGGACTGTTTATTCTCCAGAAAAAGAAATCATCAAGTCTTCTCAAGGTATTAGGAATTTGCGGGCAAATGCAGATAAAACAGTAATTACTCACACAAATCAGTTTCCATCGCCAGATGGGAGTATGCTCGAAAAACAATGGCAAATGCCAAAAGAAACTTGTAATCTACCAGATGGATTATTACATCCAGCTAACCCATCTAAAAGGGCGTTAGCTCTTATTGATGATGGTAGTAGTGCTTGGGTGACTCAAAAACTGGAATCAGGACACAATTTTTCGGCTGAGTTGTTTTTGAAACATGAAGATTGGAATACTAGCATAGGTAGTATCTATGCAGAGAATGGTGATTTAGAGAAAATTTTATATTTGCGTGAACATTTAAACAGCTTTCCTGACATAGCAACAGGCAAGGAAATAACTCATTTATTAGGAAATTGGATAGGTACAAAGCAATCCATCACTTCTGATTTAAAAATTTCCGAAGCCGAAGAAATTCACAATTTAGTTTTAGACCCAACTGGAGGCAAGAATGAAAGTTTTTACTTACCTGATGGCGTAGTTTTGAATATTCCTAAAAAACTGAGTATAGGACAAGAATTTGACATAGTAGCTGCTAAGTTAGTTGCAGAAAATCGCTATAAACGCCTCACTGCTAAATATAATAGTTTTGGTGTATTCGTACTGTTAATCTCAGAAGTATTTAAATCAGATAATGAAGATGTATAACCGCAGTTAGAAAATTGTAACAAATTCTGATTTTAAAAGTTTCACCATATAAATCTTCAATCTCTCGGACTGATCATTTGCAGAGGAAGATATAGATGATAGAAACCTGGAGAAAACTATGGCATTAAATACAAAGATATTAGAGACAGAACCACCAACTTCTATCTCTGAGACACTAGAGGAGAAGCAAGAATTTAACTGGCGGCAATGTTGGTATCCTGTCTGTTTTCTACAAGACCTACCAACTAACCGTCCTTACAGCTTTTCTTTATACGATGAACCTTTCGTTTTGTTTAGAAACAAAGATGGACAACTTGTTTGTTTAACAGATCGTTGTCCTCACCGTGCAGCTAAACTCTCTGAAGGTCAGATAATTGACGGCAAAATTGAATGCTTATACCACGGTTGGCAGTTTGGCGATAATGGTGAATGTCTGCATATCCCCCAGTTAGCAACAGATGCAAAGATTCCGGTTAATGCCTGCGTGCCATCTTTTAAAGTTGTAGAACGTCAAGATATCATTTGGGTGTGGGCAGGAGAAAGCGAAACTGCTGTGGATGAACTCATCCCAACCCTAGCAGATGTAGATAAACCGGGATTTATATATACAGACTTTATGTTGGATCTACCTTATGACCAAACATACCTGATAGAGAATGTCACAGATCCTGCTCATGTCGCTATCAGTCATCACGCTACCAGGGGCGGTGGTAATCGCAAAAATGCTCAACCACTAGAGATAGAAGTGTTAGAGAGTTCAGTTAAGGGTATTCGAGGCAGATGGCGAGGAACGAACAAATCAAATGAAACCTGGAAATATATTGATTTTGTTGCTCCAACTTTAGTTTTGAACACTGCTTATATTGAAGAACGAGGTTGGACATTTGGGCTAGCTTTGTATTCAATCCCTCTAGGTAAAGGGCGATGTCGTCTTCTAGCCAGAGGTTATCGTAATTTTATGAATTTGGGAGTCAAGCTCAGACCTCGTTGGCTTGATCACTTGAATACTAACAAAATATTAGAGCAAGATTTGCCCCTCATTGTAGGGCAACAAGCAGAAATTGAGCGATTGGAGGCCAGTCTTAAAGAATTATATTTGCCGTTGAAGACATCTGACACGTTGGTAGTTGAATACCGCAAGTGGCTAGATAAATTTGGTGCATCTTTGCCTTTTTATCATGGTTATTCTACTAGGAAAAATACTGGTAATGGCGAGTTTAATCAACAACCAATGTTGCTAAACAGATTCTCGCGACACACACTAATATGTAGTTCCTGTAATCGAGCTTATCAGGTAACAAAACGATTACAACAAAGCTGTATAGTCGTTGCGATCGCTCTAGCTTTTATTGCGATACTTGCAGATACTTCCGGAACCAAAATAGCAATAATTTCGGCTGCTGTGACAGCGGTTGCTTTAGCAGCCATATCTCAGAAACTCAAAACTCACTTTGAGCATTCTTACACTCGCCATTAATTATGAAGGCGAAGGAGAAGAACTGAGTTTAAGCCTTCTTACACCCATCATTAAATAATGCAAACTGATATCAGTGCGTCAATCCAATTTGCTGAATAATCAGGATGAATTTGTTAGCTTTGCGCTAGACTAGAAACATTGGGATAAAAATCTCTGGCAGTAAGTTCAATACACTACTAACCTTCACCACTCCAGCGAAAATGTCTCAAGAACATAATAAATCACTCCAAGTTCAGGACATAACTGAACTTAAGCCGAAACACTTTGCAGACTTAGTTAGAGCTGCACAATTGGTTTTTGACCCCACAGCGGGAGTCTCAGGAAGAAATATAACAGTTGACTGGGCAGAATTTGGCATTCCCCGTGATGTAGCTGACAATCTAAAATTGCTTGGAGAGCAGTATCAATATGCATCTCCTCACATTCCTGTCGAAGTTATTTGGAGTAAATTAACTCCAGAAACTCGGATTTGGTTCGTGGAAAATAAAGATAGGTTGTGGCAGCTTGAAGAAGCTTTCCCAGCGCTTGACGAAGATTAAACAGCTAAACCATTGACAGAAATACAGATTAATTCTAGGGACACAATAGTAATTGTGTCCCAATCATACAAAAAATATCTCAACAGAGCGATCGCCTTTACCACTCTCAGGGAATACTAGGAGAATGTTTATTTTTCAATAGTTGTGGTATGCGTACATTTTTTTCTTTGTTAGGGCAACTACTTCAGTATCTACGTACTTGGTCAGGAATAGGACTACTGTGTCTAATTTTAAGCTGGTCACTTCCTGCACAAGCCGCTAGCGATATCAATCCGCAACTGGAAAAACAAGTATTACAAATCATCCGTGAACACCCACAAGCAATTCTCGAATCTGTTCAGGCATTCCAACAGGAACAGCAGCAGAAACTCAAGCAAGCACGGCAAGGATTTTTACAGGATTTAAAAACCAATCCTGAAGCAGTGATTGGTGAATCTCCCACGACGGGGCCAACTCAATCAAAAATTTTGCTTGTAGAATTCTCAGACTTTCAATGTCCCTACTGTGCTGAAGCGCATAAAAACTTAAAACAATTGTTAGCAAAGCATGAAGGTGAAGTCAGATTAGTTTATAAAAACTTACCGCTGGCTTCAATTCATGCTGAAGCGTTACCATCTGCAACAGCGGCTTGGGCAGCAAATCGGCAAGGTAAATTCTGGGAATATTATGATGCTTTATTTACCAATCAAAAGCAACTGGGTGAAGCGTTGTATTTGGATATTGCTAAAAATCTGAATTTGGATTTAGATAAATTTAAACGCGATCGCAGTCTTGCGACTCCCGCAATTGGCAAAGATGTTCAGCTTGCTCAAAAATTGGGGATTCCTGGCACACCTTTCTTTATAGTTAATAGTCCAACTGTCTCAGGAGTAATACAGCCACCAGACCTCCAAAGTATATTTGCTAATGCTGATAGTAAGTAAATTGGTTTGTTTGAAATTGGACTAGTACAGGTAAGAGAAATCCTGGTTTTTTCTGCAATAATTGTGCTACGTACAATAATAATTGTGCTACGTACAATACGGTTGAGTTAAAGATTGTTTGTACTCATTTTATGCCCTTCAAAATGTTGCATTGCAACCTCTCAAAACGAGGTTATCATTCTCTTATCCCAAGCGTATCGGTTGTAAACAGACTGCTTGCAAAATTAGGAGTAAGGAATAAGTAAAAGAAGCAAGGAGATAGAATTTATTTTTTCTCCTTGCTAAATTTTTTACAATCAGCGATTTTTGAATGTATTTAATTATGTATAACTGAGCAGCAATAATCAAGTATATGTAAACTGTGTATTTTTTATACTCTGTAATATTTATTTAGATATATACTTTCTTGTTTAACAAGAATGTGCATCTTTAGTTAGAGGTTAATAAATTATTAAACTGTTCTACTTAAGTCAAGTGTAAGGAGTAGCTGATGAGGAGTGAAGAGGAGAAATCTTACTCATTCCTCATATTCTTCAAAACGTCAAAAATTAAACCAGTGCTAGTTTAGCCTTAGCAAAAAGTTTAATCAACAGAGCTAATTCCTTAAGTACAGAACCACAAATAAATTAGAATTTTTAGTTTGGGCTGTGTCTTCGAAGACAGCGCAAACTAAAAGCTACAAAGTATATTGAATGAGGCGATCGCAAACAACCGCATCATATCAGACATAGCGATCGCTGTGTGTCCATCCTAGAGAAAGGCAACAAATTCGCTAGCCACAGCACCACACAACATTTACATAAATCCCACTTTAGCCGCAACGCCGCCAGTGGGACGAGAAATATTATCAAACCCACAGACTTGGGCCGCTACTGAATTTTGTTGTTAGTAGTTAAAATAACTACTGATTACTAGACTTATTGCTAGAGTGAAAGTTCAAATTAACGGGATTGAGTTGTTCTACGACATTAAGGGAGCGGGTGAGCCTCTGCTATTAGTGGCTGGCTTCTTGTGCGATCATGCCTATTGGTCATTACTAATGCCCTCATTGATTTCACGTTATCAGGTGATTCGCGTAGACAATCGAGGTATGGGGCGTAGTTCTGCTCCTGACAGTCCTTATAGTCTCAAGCAGATGGCTGGTGATATTGCAGCATTGCTTGATCATATCGGTATTGATAAGGTACATTTAGCAGGCCACTCCATGGGTGGTCAGATTGCTCAAGAGCTGGTATTAGCACACCCCGAAAAGGTACAAAGTCTGATACTACTCTCATCTTTGGCAAAGGGTGATGAACGATTTAACAGTATTATCGAGACTTGGGGTGATTTGCTTAACAATGTAAACCTAAAGCTTTATGAAAAGGTGGTACTGCCCTGGATATTTACCGATGAGTTTTACTCAATTCCTGGGATGATAGAAGGCTTAATTGAATTTGCAATCAAATATCCCTTCCCGCCTGCTACTCATACACTCTATCATCACAGCCGAGCTATCCTTGACTTTGACACAACAGACCGCCTCAAACACATTCATTGCCCTACTCTAGTTCTGGTTGGTAAACAAGACGTTCTCACCCCAATCAAATTTTCTGAGCAACTTGCTCAAGCTATTTCCAACGCTAAACTTCTAGTCCTCGAACGTGGCGGTCATGGCTTTTTGGTAGAGTCGCCAGATGCTGTAGCTTCAGCCATACTGAAGTTTCTGGGAAGTTTTACCCCAACTTTTACTAAGTAGCTAGATATAAATAAATTAAAGTTAGTGGTTGCGTTTTAGCGCTAAAGCGCAACTACGAACCACGCAGCTTAAATTTATATTTTTTTGTTAAATTAAATACATTTTTTTCTTTTTTTTCAGCTTGAAGTGTATAACCTTAGTTATAAGCTCCTTTATATACATAGATTTGGTGAAATCACAGGAGCAAGTTACGACATTCAAATCTGATGTTTCAAACAGGGGATGGACTGTCATGACACAGCACAATGCTGCCCAACTTTTTAAAGCAGTAAAACAAAACCAAGCATTAAAGCAAAGGCTAAAAGCAACATCTGACCCAGAAGCCTTTGTCAAGATTGCTAAAGACCGTGGTTATGAGTTTACTGTCGAAGAACTGCACACTGAGATTAGTAAATTGTCTGAAGAAGATTTAGCAGCCATTGTCAATCCAGGTTTAGCACCTCGACGCCATATTCATCCCAGGTAATTATTTAACCTGCGCTTTATACGTATGTAGAGACGTTGTATTGCAACGTCTCTACAAATAGGTTTTTATTAGATTTTGCAACCTTAGCGAAATTCAGATGGGCAATAAATACCCACCGAAATTAGGTTTTAAACCTACTTTGCTGCTAAATAGGCTTCTAATGCCTCAGAACCCCCAATTAATTTACCATCGATAAATACTTGGGGAACTGTTGTCGCACCTGTAACCGCCCGTAAAGAGCGCGTGGTAATATCTTTCCCTAAGACTATTTCTTCGTAGTCTAGACCATGTTCTTTGAGCATTGTTTTAGCGCGGGCGCAGAAAGGACAACCCACTTTCGCAAACAGGGAAACTACTTCTGGCTTCGCTGCTTGGGGGTTGATATATCTAAGCATTGTCTCAGCATCGGATACCTTAAAGGGATCTCCAGGCTCATCTGGCTCAATGAACATATTTTCGATTACACCATCTTTCACCAGCATAGAATAGCGCCACGATCGCTTACCAAAGCCCAAGTCTGATTTATCTACTAGCATTCCCATGCCTTCAGTAAATTCACCATTTCCGTCAGGAATTACTGTGATATTACTTGCCTCTTGATCCTTTGCCCATTCGTTCATCACAAAAGCATCATTGACAGAAATACAGATAATGTCATCGACACCGTTTTGCTTAAAAACCTTAGCCAACTCATTGTAACCAGGAAGATGAGTTGATGAGCAAGTCGGAGTATAAGCACCTGGTAAAGAGAAAACAACAACTGTCTTACCAGCAAACAGCTCATCGGTTGTCACATTCACCCACTGGTTGTCCTTACGAGTACGGAACGTGACGTTGGGAACTCTTTGTCCTTTGCGATCGGCGAACATAATTAAACCTCCGTTAGTTATCAATCTTTTGCTGGTGCTGCATGATTTTCATGTCACCCCCCGATAAGTCTACAAAGGCTTTAGCCTCTATGTCACACAAAATTTATAAAGGCTTTGGTATCCATGCAAAAACAAACTTAAGGCAGATTATGATCTGCCTTAAGTTTGTAGACTTTTGCGTCTAAATGTTATATATGTTGGCAACAAAAGCTTTAAGAAAATTCATCTATAAATGGAGCGATCGCAGCTACAAATTCAGCCGTTGATTCATAGGGTAAAACATTTCGCCCATTCATTTTTATTCCCCGACCTTGAGGTAAACTGGCGAGATAATCAGCTAAGCGTTCAGAGGGTGTTTCTTTTTTGCCTTCTTCGCTGATACTTGATGCTGTTTCGCCGACGACTACAAGTGTGGGTTGCTGAATTGAGGCGATCGCACTACTATAATCTTGTCGCCAAAACCCCGCTAAAAAAGAAAATACTGCATGGCGATTGGCAAGATTTGCTGCACCTGCAACCAATGTATTTAACCATTCTGCATCAACAGCATGATCATCAGCAAATAATTGGCGAGTGGAGAAAGAACGCAAAAATTTGGGAGTGCGTGCATACCGATAAAAAGCACTACCAAAAGGCGAATCTAATAAATTCCAAATAACTTTTTGTCGCCACTCAGGTGATTTTTTTGTAATTACAGCCCAAGCTGGCGGCCCGGCTAGTATAAGTCCGGCAATTAAATTTGATTCCTTTTGAACTAATTCTATTGCAACTGGCAATAAAGCGCCTTGCACTACCACAATTACAGGTTTCTGCACTACTGTTTGTAAAAAGTATTGCAACTGTTCTGCCCAATCACCAGGAGTGTAAGCCACATGAGGCATATCACTTTCACCACATCCGAGTAAATCAGGGTTATAGATTGGATTGAGGTGGCTTGTATTATACCATTCACGGCAAAATCTCTGCCAAAATTGCCGCGATAAGCCAACACCAATAGGATGAATTAACAGTAAAGGAATACCTTCAGGTGTTGTATTAGTTGGTTGATGTAACTCGTAGGCGCAGCGGTAATTTTGCCAAGTGTAAAACTGAGTAGAAGATGGTGTTAGACTGGTTATATTAGCTATAGCAGATGGTTGCATAATTCCAAGCTTTTAATACTTGTTAAAAAAGCATCTGTGAATGAATCAACTGGTATCCAGCTTCTTTAATTTTTTCATTCGATACCCAAGCATTATATGGGCGAATACTCTTGACAGAAGTATCCCATATAACTTTAGGTAAATTATATTTTTCAAATAGGCTATCTAGCATTTCTCGACTAGTCAAATGAGCATCATCCACCAAATTGTAAATACCTTCTAAGCGCTGGTTACGGGCAAATTCTACAGCACCAACAATATCATCAAGGTGAATCCAATTAGTTATATCCTCGCCATTACCAGGACGGGTTGTACCAGAATATCGGTTAAATATTTTCATCAGTTCTCTACCAGGGCCATAAATTCCTCCCAAGCGCAAGATACAAACTCGCAGATTTTCGTTAGATGCTGATAGCAACACATCCTCCGTTTTGCGGAGAATTTGTGCATTTAAATTGGCAGGTGCAAGCGGTGTTTCTTCATCTACCCATACACCATTTCTATCACCATATACTGCATAACTTCCTGTATATATTAATTGTTTCACGCTAGGAATCTGCCCCAAGACTGAAACTAAACTTTTGGCAGTTTGCAAATAAGTTTCTTCATAGACATCTGCACCTTTTGCACCAACACTCAAAAGTACAGCATCTTGATTTTGCAAAACTGATTTTAGATTTTCTAGGTCATTGCCTTGGATAACTGTAACTCTTTGGGCGACTGATTGTAGCGCTGGAACCCGCTCAGGGGATGTTGTGGTGGCGCTCACAAAAAAATTCAGCTTTTGCTGCCAATATTGAGCAACTGCATAACCAACATAACCACAACCAATGATTGCAACATTCATGGCAATTTAGACACCAATAAATTAAACTGCTTGCTGGAGTCAATATTCTCAATTAAGGAACTTGGCGTAAATAAATTTACGCCCAATAATCAAGAGCCAAGAGTCAAGAGTTTTTAACTAATGACTAATGACTAATAACTAATGACTAATAACTATTTTGCTAATTCTCTCTTAATTGTGGCAATTAATTCTGGTGAATAAGGTTGAACACTACTACTAAATCGAGCTACTACTTCACCTTGCTTATTGACTAAAAATTTTTCAAAGTTCCAAGCAACAGGCCCCGTTGGCTCAACGGCCTTAGTAAGTCGCTCATAAAGTGGGTGTTGCTGGGAGCCTTTAGCATGAACTTTATCGAACAGATCAAAGCTCACACCATACTTGCTTGTACAGAATTGTACGATTTCTTCGTTGCTTCCTGGTTCCTGCGCTCCAAAATCGTTGCAGGGAAAACCCAAAATACTTAACCCAGCGTCCCCAAACTCTTGGTTCAACTTTTCTAGTCCGTCATATTGGGAGGTATAACCGCAATATGAAGCTACATTCACAATTAACAGTACCTTCCCGGTATACTCACTTAGCTGCTTATCCTTGCCATTAATAGTTTTGACTGCAATATCAGAAATTGTGCTACCCATTTTAAATCTGAATCTATAGGGAATATTGCCAAGTTTCCCATATTGCAGGTACTACAAATCCGGTTGACTTGGGAAAAACAGGTTTTTTAGCATTGAATTGAGGGCTGGGAACTGGAGACTGGGAACTGGGGAATAGGGACAAGGAAGATCAGCAAGTAGACAGAGAATAACTAATACTCTTATTCCCTACTCCCTACTCCCTATTTACTGATGAATTGCGCCATCAGGCATGATTGCTCCAGCCAAGTTAGCACCAATCAGTTTCACGAGCAAGCGTTCGCCAGAGCGAATCCGCGCTCCTGTCAAGTCAGCTCCCCGCAAATCTGCTCCGCTGAGATCCGCTCCGATTAAATTAGCAGCCCGCAAATTCGCTTCCCTGAGATCAGCTAAAAGTAGGTTTGCCCGAAATAAATTTGCTTCAGATAAATCTGCTCCTCTGAGATTCACTTTGTGCATAAAAGTATCACTGAGATCAGCACCACTCAAGTTCGCATAACTCAGGTTTCTACCAGATAAATCTTTATTACTCAAATTCGCCCGACTATAGTCTTTGCCACTCAAGTCCGAGTTTTGCTTTGGTGGATGATGGCTTGAATCGGTTGTTGGCGATGATTTTTTCTGTTGATGTGGCGGTGAATAAGGTTGTGAGTAAGGTTGTGAGTAAGGGGTAGTCTGATGTTTAGCTTTTGAAGAGCGCAATTTGTCACGAGCCTCATTAATTGCTTTGAGCTTGTCTTGTGCTTTTTGCTGTAAGCGGAGATTTTCTTTTGGAATGCGATCGGGATGCCAAACAAAGACTAAATCTTTGTAAGCCTGGTTCACTTCCTCAAGCGTTGCCCCAGGCTCTAATTCCAAGACTCTATAGTACCGCTCCAACTCACTCATAAGACGTTTTGGTGGACAATCAACTTAATTATGAGTGATGCAGCCGATAGATGGCTGCATCTTTTGCTAATAGTCATTTGTCATTTTTCATTTGTCATTGGGCATTATTTATTCTTTACTGTCCCGCACTCTCCCACTCGCAACTCTCCAACTCTCCCACTCATCTCCCCATAACGCCATTTCTCCATCGCATCATACCTCTTAAATATGCTCCCACTGGAACCTGATAGACCTCAATAAAAATCCAAACAATAATTGATAAATGCGAGAAGAAAGTTAATATAGTCCAAATATATGGCATCCAGGTAACTGGCTCTTTTGGGGTAGGAGGAAAATAATAAGCTACTATGCCAATGAGAGTAGTAGGAAGGAGTACAAAAGCTACAGAGGCTAGTCCATAACCCCACCCTAATTCCACACCTTCCAACCGGGCTTCTGTCCAGTTAAAACCATTCCACCGCCAAGTTAAGGGAGGTTGTCTAGAAGGCATTTTGATTTGCTGTAGTTCTAGATTAGCGGTAAAAATCTCTTGGCAAAAGTCACAAGCCATCGCTTCCATCAATGGCATATGAGAAATCTTACCTATCCGACAGACTGGGCAGGGGTAAACTCCATGATAGTCGAAAGATGTGGCTAAGATTTTGGAACTGGGCATAATCAAACAGGTGATCCTAAAAATCTTGATCGGGTCAATCAGAGCTTGGATAAGAATGATGGCTGATGTATTTTCAACATTCTTTTTTGATATTCAATTACCTATT
This region of Nostoc sp. UHCC 0302 genomic DNA includes:
- a CDS encoding redoxin family protein, producing the protein MFADRKGQRVPNVTFRTRKDNQWVNVTTDELFAGKTVVVFSLPGAYTPTCSSTHLPGYNELAKVFKQNGVDDIICISVNDAFVMNEWAKDQEASNITVIPDGNGEFTEGMGMLVDKSDLGFGKRSWRYSMLVKDGVIENMFIEPDEPGDPFKVSDAETMLRYINPQAAKPEVVSLFAKVGCPFCARAKTMLKEHGLDYEEIVLGKDITTRSLRAVTGATTVPQVFIDGKLIGGSEALEAYLAAK
- a CDS encoding alpha/beta hydrolase, giving the protein MQPSAIANITSLTPSSTQFYTWQNYRCAYELHQPTNTTPEGIPLLLIHPIGVGLSRQFWQRFCREWYNTSHLNPIYNPDLLGCGESDMPHVAYTPGDWAEQLQYFLQTVVQKPVIVVVQGALLPVAIELVQKESNLIAGLILAGPPAWAVITKKSPEWRQKVIWNLLDSPFGSAFYRYARTPKFLRSFSTRQLFADDHAVDAEWLNTLVAGAANLANRHAVFSFLAGFWRQDYSSAIASIQQPTLVVVGETASSISEEGKKETPSERLADYLASLPQGRGIKMNGRNVLPYESTAEFVAAIAPFIDEFS
- a CDS encoding SDR family oxidoreductase translates to MNVAIIGCGYVGYAVAQYWQQKLNFFVSATTTSPERVPALQSVAQRVTVIQGNDLENLKSVLQNQDAVLLSVGAKGADVYEETYLQTAKSLVSVLGQIPSVKQLIYTGSYAVYGDRNGVWVDEETPLAPANLNAQILRKTEDVLLSASNENLRVCILRLGGIYGPGRELMKIFNRYSGTTRPGNGEDITNWIHLDDIVGAVEFARNQRLEGIYNLVDDAHLTSREMLDSLFEKYNLPKVIWDTSVKSIRPYNAWVSNEKIKEAGYQLIHSQMLF
- a CDS encoding glutathione peroxidase; amino-acid sequence: MGSTISDIAVKTINGKDKQLSEYTGKVLLIVNVASYCGYTSQYDGLEKLNQEFGDAGLSILGFPCNDFGAQEPGSNEEIVQFCTSKYGVSFDLFDKVHAKGSQQHPLYERLTKAVEPTGPVAWNFEKFLVNKQGEVVARFSSSVQPYSPELIATIKRELAK
- a CDS encoding pentapeptide repeat-containing protein, whose protein sequence is MSELERYYRVLELEPGATLEEVNQAYKDLVFVWHPDRIPKENLRLQQKAQDKLKAINEARDKLRSSKAKHQTTPYSQPYSQPYSPPHQQKKSSPTTDSSHHPPKQNSDLSGKDYSRANLSNKDLSGRNLSYANLSGADLSDTFMHKVNLRGADLSEANLFRANLLLADLREANLRAANLIGADLSGADLRGADLTGARIRSGERLLVKLIGANLAGAIMPDGAIHQ